One window of the Arthrobacter sp. D5-1 genome contains the following:
- a CDS encoding DNA polymerase III subunit delta', whose product MSVWDDLQGQAPVVAQLKQAAQGETGLTHAWLFTGPPGSGRSNAAKAFAAALNCEQDDVALRGCGQCAACHTILGETHSDVTFVRTEKVTITIDEARALVSKAGDRPATGRWRIIVVEDADRMAERTTNVLLKAIEEPTPRTIWMLCAPSPADVLVTIRSRCRPVSLRLPPASDVADLLVRRDGVERQLADRAARAAQSHIGIARRLARDADARQRRLDTVKIPLGLRGVTAAVMMAEKLVKIATEEANSSNDERDAAEKIALLASLGAPESGTLPPSMRSQVKQLEDDQKRRAKRSITDSLDRTLTDLLSFYRDVLIIQLGNAVELVNVELKSELEDYAGSSTPETTLARMDAINKARVRITTTNVAPLLAVESMATSLIQQ is encoded by the coding sequence GTGAGTGTTTGGGACGACCTCCAAGGGCAGGCACCCGTCGTAGCGCAATTGAAGCAGGCGGCGCAGGGTGAAACCGGTCTCACCCATGCGTGGCTGTTCACCGGTCCGCCGGGATCCGGACGTTCCAATGCAGCCAAGGCCTTCGCGGCAGCGCTGAATTGCGAGCAGGACGACGTCGCCCTTCGCGGTTGCGGTCAATGCGCGGCCTGCCACACGATTCTCGGCGAGACACACTCTGATGTGACGTTCGTGCGGACCGAGAAAGTCACTATCACCATTGACGAGGCCCGTGCACTGGTATCCAAAGCGGGCGACAGGCCGGCGACTGGCCGGTGGCGGATCATCGTGGTGGAGGACGCAGACCGCATGGCCGAGCGGACCACCAACGTGCTGTTGAAGGCCATCGAGGAACCCACGCCCCGCACCATCTGGATGTTGTGTGCCCCCTCCCCCGCTGATGTCCTGGTCACCATCCGTTCCCGGTGCCGTCCGGTAAGCCTTCGACTTCCGCCGGCATCCGACGTCGCCGATCTCCTGGTAAGGCGCGACGGCGTCGAACGGCAACTCGCTGACCGCGCCGCACGCGCTGCGCAAAGCCATATCGGTATTGCCCGGCGGCTGGCACGCGACGCCGATGCCAGGCAACGCCGCTTGGATACGGTAAAGATTCCCCTTGGCCTTCGCGGCGTCACCGCTGCGGTGATGATGGCCGAGAAGCTGGTGAAAATCGCCACCGAAGAGGCCAACAGCTCCAATGACGAGCGTGATGCGGCGGAGAAAATCGCCCTGTTGGCAAGCCTCGGCGCCCCAGAGTCCGGCACGTTGCCGCCCTCCATGCGCAGCCAGGTCAAACAACTTGAGGACGACCAGAAAAGGCGGGCCAAGCGGTCCATCACCGACTCCCTGGACCGTACCCTGACGGATCTGCTGTCCTTCTACAGGGACGTGTTGATCATCCAGTTGGGGAACGCTGTGGAACTGGTCAACGTTGAGCTCAAGAGCGAACTGGAAGACTACGCCGGCAGTTCAACCCCGGAAACCACCCTGGCCCGGATGGACGCCATCAACAAAGCCCGTGTCCGAATCACCACCACCAATGTGGCTCCCCTGTTGGCGGTCGAGTCCATGGCCACGAGCCTCATCCAGCAATAG